One genomic window of Quercus lobata isolate SW786 chromosome 9, ValleyOak3.0 Primary Assembly, whole genome shotgun sequence includes the following:
- the LOC115959943 gene encoding protein translocase subunit SECA2, chloroplastic isoform X4, translated as MATVPAFLNPSFLSPKPKPPQPTTTFSLTKPFLTLPPPPSSSSFRLQRCRMAPKPTSAVLKDHLGRVTKTWSDFTSLNHWVVLDYYRLVNSVNALEPKIQSLSDEQLTAKTVEFRRRLSEGETLADIQAEAFAVVREAARRKLGMRHFDVQIIGGAVLHDGSIAEMKTGEGKTLVSTLAAYLNALTGEGVHVVTVNDYLAQRDAEWMGRVHRFLGLSVGLIQRGMTAEERRSNYRCDITYTNNSELGFDYLRDNLAGNSGQLVMRWPKPFHFAIVDEVDSVLIDEGRNPLLISGEASKDAARYPVAAKIAELLVQGLHYNVELKDNSVELTEEGIALAETALETNDLWDENDPWARFVMNALKAKEFYRRDVQYIVRDGKALIINELTGRVEEKRRWSEGIHQAVEAKEGLKIQADSVIVAQITYQSLFKLYPKLSGMTGTAKTEEKEFLKMFQIPVIEVPTNLPNIRKDLPIQAFATARGKWDHVRQEVAYMFRLGRPVLVGTTSVENSEHLSDLLREWNIPHNVLNARPKYAGKEAEIVAQAGQKNAITISTNMAGRGTDIILGGNPKMLAKEIIEDQLLSALTREAPNVEVDGGEISKKVLSKIKVGSSSLALLAKAALMAKYVCKSEGKSWTYQKAKTLILEAVEMSQSINLKDIEKLVDEESEMYPLGPTIALAYLSVLKDCEVHCSREGYEVKKIGGLHVIGTSLHESRRIDNQLRGRAGRQGDPGSTRFMVSLQDEMFQKFNFDTEWAVRLISKITNDEDVPIEGETIVKQLLALQINVEKYFFGIRKSLVEFDEVLEVQRKHVYDLRQLILTGDSESCSQYILQYMQAVVDEIVFGNVDPLKHPRSWSLGKLLKEFISIAGKLLDDGIFEDSFAGITKDALLKSLGQLHDSSSIDIDSFYLPNLPKPSNSFRGIRRKSSSLKRWLAICSDDLTVIMYNVGMEGIGLLLIFFASTLEIL; from the exons ATGGCCACTGTGCCTGCTTTCCTAAACCCATCTTTCCTCTCTCCAAAACCAAAACCTCCCCAACCAACCACCACTTTTTCTCTTACCAAACCCTTTCTCACTCTACCtcctccaccttcttcttcttcatttcgGCTGCAACGATGTCGTATGGCACCCAAACCGACCTCTGCAGTATTAAag gatCATTTGGGTCGTGTTACTAAGACTTGGAGTGATTTTACGAGCTTAAATCACTGGGTTGTGCTTGACTATTACCGTCTAGTGAACTCTGTGAATGCTCTTGAGCCGAAGATTCAGAGTCTCTCTGATGAACAG CTGACTGCGAAAACTGTGGAGTTTCGTCGCCGGTTAAGTGAAGGGGAGACGCTTGCCGATATTCAAGCTG AGGCATTTGCTGTTGTTCGTGAAGCGGCGAGGAGGAAACTTGGAATGCGCCATTTTGATGTCCAG ATTATTGGTGGAGCAGTGCTTCATGATGGGTCTATTGCTGAGATGAAAACGGGGGAGGGAAAGACATTGGTGTCCACACTAGCAGCGTATCTTAATGCCCTGACTGGTGAGGGTGTTCATG TGGTAACTGTTAATGATTATTTAGCTCAACGTGATGCTGAATGGATGGGTCGTGTTCATCGTTTCTTAGGTCTTTCTGTGGGTCTAATTCAG AGGGGTATGACAGCCGAAGAGCGAAGATCCAACTATCGATGTGATATAACATACACCAACAATTCG GAACTTGGTTTTGACTATCTGCGCGATAATCTTGCTGGAAATAGTGGACAACTTGTGATGAGATg GCCAAAGCCATTTCATTTTGCGATAGTTGATGAAGTTGACTCAGTCCTTATAGATGAAGGAAGAAATCCTTTGTTAATCAGTGGGGAG GCTAGTAAAGATGCCGCACGATATCCAGTTGCTGCTAAAATAGCTGAGCTGCTTGTGCAGGGCCTT CATTACAATGTGGAGCTTAAAGATAATTCAGTGGAGTTAACTGAGGAAGGGATTGCACTTGCTGAGACCGCTCTTGAAACAAATGACTTATGGGATGAAAATGATCCTTGGGCTAG GTTTGTGATGAATGCTTTGAAAGCTAAAGAGTTCTATCGGCGAGATGTTCAATACATTGTTAGAGATGGGAAGGCTCTCATAATCAATGAG ctgACAGGCAGAGTTGAAGAGAAAAGGAGATGGTCTGAGGGGATTCATCAGGCTGTAGAGGCTAAAGAAGGTCTGAAGATTCAG GCTGATTCAGTTATTGTGGCACAAATCACATATCAATCACTCTTTAAGCTTTACCCAAAGCTGTCAGGGATGACTGGGACTGCAAAAACGGAG GAAAAAGAGTTTTTGAAAATGTTCCAGATACCAGTTATTGAAGTGCCCACCAATCTTCCAAATATTCGTAAAGATTTACCCATCCAAGCTTTTGCT ACTGCTCGTGGAAAATGGGATCATGTTCGTCAAGAAGTTGCATACATGTTTAGACTGGGTCGTCCTGTTTTAGTTGGAACGACTAG TGTGGAGAATTCTGAACATTTGTCTGATCTGCTGAGGGAATGGAATATACCCCACAATGTCCTGAATGCACGGCCCAAG TATGCTGGTAAGGAGGCTGAGATTGTTGCCCAGGCAGGGCAAAAAAATGCCATAACCATTTCCACAAATATGGCTGGTAGAGGCACTGATATAATACTAGGAGGAAATCCAAAG ATGCTTGCAAAAGAAATTATAGAGGATCAGTTACTTTCGGCTTTAACACGAGAAGCTCCTAATGTTGAAGTTGATGGTGGGGAAATTTCAAAAAAG GTATTGTCAAAGATAAAGGTTGGATCATCATCATTGGCTCTGCTTGCCAAGGCAGCCCTAATGG CTAAATATGTATGCAAAAGTGAGGGTAAGAGCTGGACATATCAAAAAGCAAAAACTTTGATCTTGGAAGCTGTGGAAATGAGTCAATCAATTAATTTGAAAGATATAGAAAAGCTTGTTGATGAAGAGTCTGAGATGTACCCTCTTGGCCCTACTATAGCACTAGCTTATCTGTCAGTTCTGAAGGATTGTGAAGTCCACTGTTCACGTGAGGGGTATGAGGTGAAAAAAATAGGGGGTCTTCATGTGATTGGCACATCCTTGCATGAATCACGAAGAATAGATAACCAG CTTCGTGGAAGAGCTGGAAGGCAAGGGGATCCTGGATCAACACGGTTTATGGTGAG CTTGCAGGATGAGATGTttcaaaagtttaattttgataCTGAATGGGCAGTGAGACTTATATCTAAGATTACAAATGATGAGGATGTACCAATTGAGGGTGAAACAATTGTAAAGCAG CTCTTGGCATTGCAAATCAATGTGGAGAAGTACTTTTTTGGCATAAGAAAGAGCCTGGTTGAGTTTGATGAAGTATTAGAG GTGCAAAGAAAGCATGTCTATGACCTTAGGCAATTAATTTTAACGGGTGATAGTGAAAGTTGTTCCCAATACATTCTCCA GTACATGCAGGCAGTTGTGgatgaaattgtttttggaaatgttGATCCATTGAAG CATCCAAGGAGTTGGAGCTTGGGGAAGCTCTTGAAGGAATTCATCTCAATTGCTGGGAAGCTGTTGGATG ATGGAATTTTTGAAGACTCATTTGCAGGGATCACTAAGGATGCATTGCTAAAATCCCTTGGACAACTACATGACTCTAGTTCAATTGATATTGACAGCTTTTACCTTCCAAACTTGCCAAAACCTTCAAATTCCTTTAGAGGAATACGCAGGAAGAGCTCTTCATTGAAACGTTGGCTTGCTATATGCTCTGATGATTTGACTGT TATTATGTATAATGTAGGAATGGAAGGTATCGGGCTACTATTAATCTTCTTCGCAAGTACCTTGGAGATACTCTAA
- the LOC115959943 gene encoding protein translocase subunit SECA2, chloroplastic isoform X5 encodes MATVPAFLNPSFLSPKPKPPQPTTTFSLTKPFLTLPPPPSSSSFRLQRCRMAPKPTSAVLKDHLGRVTKTWSDFTSLNHWVVLDYYRLVNSVNALEPKIQSLSDEQLTAKTVEFRRRLSEGETLADIQAEAFAVVREAARRKLGMRHFDVQIIGGAVLHDGSIAEMKTGEGKTLVSTLAAYLNALTGEGVHVVTVNDYLAQRDAEWMGRVHRFLGLSVGLIQRGMTAEERRSNYRCDITYTNNSELGFDYLRDNLAGNSGQLVMRWPKPFHFAIVDEVDSVLIDEGRNPLLISGEASKDAARYPVAAKIAELLVQGLHYNVELKDNSVELTEEGIALAETALETNDLWDENDPWARFVMNALKAKEFYRRDVQYIVRDGKALIINELTGRVEEKRRWSEGIHQAVEAKEGLKIQADSVIVAQITYQSLFKLYPKLSGMTGTAKTEEKEFLKMFQIPVIEVPTNLPNIRKDLPIQAFATARGKWDHVRQEVAYMFRLGRPVLVGTTSVENSEHLSDLLREWNIPHNVLNARPKYAGKEAEIVAQAGQKNAITISTNMAGRGTDIILGGNPKMLAKEIIEDQLLSALTREAPNVEVDGGEISKKVLSKIKVGSSSLALLAKAALMAKYVCKSEGKSWTYQKAKTLILEAVEMSQSINLKDIEKLVDEESEMYPLGPTIALAYLSVLKDCEVHCSREGYEVKKIGGLHVIGTSLHESRRIDNQLRGRAGRQGDPGSTRFMVSLQDEMFQKFNFDTEWAVRLISKITNDEDVPIEGETIVKQLLALQINVEKYFFGIRKSLVEFDEVLEVQRKHVYDLRQLILTGDSESCSQYILQYMQAVVDEIVFGNVDPLKHPRSWSLGKLLKEFISIAGKLLDAFTFQTCQNLQIPLEEYAGRALH; translated from the exons ATGGCCACTGTGCCTGCTTTCCTAAACCCATCTTTCCTCTCTCCAAAACCAAAACCTCCCCAACCAACCACCACTTTTTCTCTTACCAAACCCTTTCTCACTCTACCtcctccaccttcttcttcttcatttcgGCTGCAACGATGTCGTATGGCACCCAAACCGACCTCTGCAGTATTAAag gatCATTTGGGTCGTGTTACTAAGACTTGGAGTGATTTTACGAGCTTAAATCACTGGGTTGTGCTTGACTATTACCGTCTAGTGAACTCTGTGAATGCTCTTGAGCCGAAGATTCAGAGTCTCTCTGATGAACAG CTGACTGCGAAAACTGTGGAGTTTCGTCGCCGGTTAAGTGAAGGGGAGACGCTTGCCGATATTCAAGCTG AGGCATTTGCTGTTGTTCGTGAAGCGGCGAGGAGGAAACTTGGAATGCGCCATTTTGATGTCCAG ATTATTGGTGGAGCAGTGCTTCATGATGGGTCTATTGCTGAGATGAAAACGGGGGAGGGAAAGACATTGGTGTCCACACTAGCAGCGTATCTTAATGCCCTGACTGGTGAGGGTGTTCATG TGGTAACTGTTAATGATTATTTAGCTCAACGTGATGCTGAATGGATGGGTCGTGTTCATCGTTTCTTAGGTCTTTCTGTGGGTCTAATTCAG AGGGGTATGACAGCCGAAGAGCGAAGATCCAACTATCGATGTGATATAACATACACCAACAATTCG GAACTTGGTTTTGACTATCTGCGCGATAATCTTGCTGGAAATAGTGGACAACTTGTGATGAGATg GCCAAAGCCATTTCATTTTGCGATAGTTGATGAAGTTGACTCAGTCCTTATAGATGAAGGAAGAAATCCTTTGTTAATCAGTGGGGAG GCTAGTAAAGATGCCGCACGATATCCAGTTGCTGCTAAAATAGCTGAGCTGCTTGTGCAGGGCCTT CATTACAATGTGGAGCTTAAAGATAATTCAGTGGAGTTAACTGAGGAAGGGATTGCACTTGCTGAGACCGCTCTTGAAACAAATGACTTATGGGATGAAAATGATCCTTGGGCTAG GTTTGTGATGAATGCTTTGAAAGCTAAAGAGTTCTATCGGCGAGATGTTCAATACATTGTTAGAGATGGGAAGGCTCTCATAATCAATGAG ctgACAGGCAGAGTTGAAGAGAAAAGGAGATGGTCTGAGGGGATTCATCAGGCTGTAGAGGCTAAAGAAGGTCTGAAGATTCAG GCTGATTCAGTTATTGTGGCACAAATCACATATCAATCACTCTTTAAGCTTTACCCAAAGCTGTCAGGGATGACTGGGACTGCAAAAACGGAG GAAAAAGAGTTTTTGAAAATGTTCCAGATACCAGTTATTGAAGTGCCCACCAATCTTCCAAATATTCGTAAAGATTTACCCATCCAAGCTTTTGCT ACTGCTCGTGGAAAATGGGATCATGTTCGTCAAGAAGTTGCATACATGTTTAGACTGGGTCGTCCTGTTTTAGTTGGAACGACTAG TGTGGAGAATTCTGAACATTTGTCTGATCTGCTGAGGGAATGGAATATACCCCACAATGTCCTGAATGCACGGCCCAAG TATGCTGGTAAGGAGGCTGAGATTGTTGCCCAGGCAGGGCAAAAAAATGCCATAACCATTTCCACAAATATGGCTGGTAGAGGCACTGATATAATACTAGGAGGAAATCCAAAG ATGCTTGCAAAAGAAATTATAGAGGATCAGTTACTTTCGGCTTTAACACGAGAAGCTCCTAATGTTGAAGTTGATGGTGGGGAAATTTCAAAAAAG GTATTGTCAAAGATAAAGGTTGGATCATCATCATTGGCTCTGCTTGCCAAGGCAGCCCTAATGG CTAAATATGTATGCAAAAGTGAGGGTAAGAGCTGGACATATCAAAAAGCAAAAACTTTGATCTTGGAAGCTGTGGAAATGAGTCAATCAATTAATTTGAAAGATATAGAAAAGCTTGTTGATGAAGAGTCTGAGATGTACCCTCTTGGCCCTACTATAGCACTAGCTTATCTGTCAGTTCTGAAGGATTGTGAAGTCCACTGTTCACGTGAGGGGTATGAGGTGAAAAAAATAGGGGGTCTTCATGTGATTGGCACATCCTTGCATGAATCACGAAGAATAGATAACCAG CTTCGTGGAAGAGCTGGAAGGCAAGGGGATCCTGGATCAACACGGTTTATGGTGAG CTTGCAGGATGAGATGTttcaaaagtttaattttgataCTGAATGGGCAGTGAGACTTATATCTAAGATTACAAATGATGAGGATGTACCAATTGAGGGTGAAACAATTGTAAAGCAG CTCTTGGCATTGCAAATCAATGTGGAGAAGTACTTTTTTGGCATAAGAAAGAGCCTGGTTGAGTTTGATGAAGTATTAGAG GTGCAAAGAAAGCATGTCTATGACCTTAGGCAATTAATTTTAACGGGTGATAGTGAAAGTTGTTCCCAATACATTCTCCA GTACATGCAGGCAGTTGTGgatgaaattgtttttggaaatgttGATCCATTGAAG CATCCAAGGAGTTGGAGCTTGGGGAAGCTCTTGAAGGAATTCATCTCAATTGCTGGGAAGCTGTTGGATG CTTTTACCTTCCAAACTTGCCAAAACCTTCAAATTCCTTTAGAGGAATACGCAGGAAGAGCTCTTCATTGA